The Setaria italica strain Yugu1 chromosome IX, Setaria_italica_v2.0, whole genome shotgun sequence genome has a window encoding:
- the LOC101764304 gene encoding putative cyclin-dependent kinase F-2, translated as MAACVEPAVAVRNHAAAGMAGLKRRRIAVGSAEPYEDISRLGEGAFGAVVKARHRATGRVVAIKRVGEAQGEHAALLREARFLEDACSGGANPFVVGFHGVVRRPDAFDLSLVMEYVGPSLQDLLRQRGRGSPPLPESTVRAAMWQLLTGTKKMHDGHIVHRDIKPPNILVGDDHRIVKLCDFGLAMSTDERPPYTQAGTLWYMAPEMLLEKPDYDERVDIWSLGCVMAELINNGSPLFQGFYGEGQLCAIFDVLGTPDDGTWPWFSSTAFATVVMPELDMQRENNLRELFPESKVSKEGFEVLSGLLTCNPEKRLTAAAALKHPWFDKIDVLELPKKEELPSPMPLQPKRRRIHAV; from the coding sequence ATGGCCGCCTGCGTAgagcccgccgtcgccgtccgcaaCCACGCCGCCGCTGGGATGGCTGGCCTCAAGAGGAGGCGCATCGCCGTCGGCAGCGCGGAGCCGTACGAGGACATCAGCCGCCTCGGCGAGGGGGCCTTCGGCGCGGTCGTCAAGGCTCGCCACCGCGCCACGGGCCGGGTCGTCGCCATCAAGCGCGTCGGCGAGGCCCAGGGCGAGCACGCCGCGCTGCTGCGCGAGGCGCGCTTCCTTGAGGATgcgtgcagcggcggcgccaacCCGTTCGTCGTCGGCTTCCACGGCGTCGTCCGCCGCCCGGATGCCTTCGACCTCAGCCTCGTCATGGAGTACGTGGGCCCTAGCCTCCAGGACCTCCTCCGCCAGCGCGGCCGCGGGAGCCCGCCGCTGCCCGAGTCCACTGTGCGCGCCGCCATGTGGCAGCTGCTCACGGGCACCAAGAAGATGCACGACGGCCACATCGTGCACCGCGACATCAAGCCGCCCAAcatcctcgtcggcgacgaTCACCGCATCGTCAAGCTCTGCGACTTTGGTCTCGCCATGTCCACCGACGAGCGGCCGCCGTACACGCAGGCTGGCACGTTGTGGTACATGGCGCCGGAGATGCTGCTGGAGAagcccgactacgacgagcgcgTCGACATCTGGTCCCTCGGCTGCGTCATGGCGGAGCTCATCAACAACGGGAGTCCTCTGTTCCAGGGCTTCTACGGTGAAGGACAGCTCTGCGCCATCTTCGACGTGCTGGGCACGCCTGACGACGGCACATGGCCGTGGTTCTCATCCACGGCGTTCGCCACCGTGGTGATGCCGGAGCTGGACATGCAGCGGGAAAACAACCTGCGTGAGCTGTTCCCTGAATCAAAGGTGTCCAAGGAAGGATTCGAGGTCCTCAGCGGCCTCCTCACGTGCAACCCGGAGAAGAGGCTCACGGCAGCCGCGGCGCTCAAACACCCATGGTTCGACAAGATCGACGTGCTGGAGCTGCCAAAGAAAGAAGAGTTGCCATCGCCGATGCCCTTGCAGCCCAAGAGACGGAGGATACATGCTGTGTGA
- the LOC101763898 gene encoding calcium-dependent protein kinase 8: protein MGNCCGAPATQGDSNRRKKPKANPYNVAYNRGAAPAPARPGLVVLRDPTGRDLGAQYDLGGELGRGEFGITYLCTEVATGARYACKSISKRKLRTPVDVEDVRREVDIMRHMPSHPNIVSLRAAYEDEEAVHLVMELCEGGELFDRIVARGHYTERAAAAVTRTIVEVVQMCHRHGVMHRDLKPENFLYANKKESSPLKAIDFGLSVFFRPGERFTEIVGSPYYMAPEVLKRNYGPEVDVWSAGVILYILLCGVPPFWAETEQGVAQAIIRSKVDFKREPWPRVSEPAKDLVMRMLDPNPNTRFTAAQVLEHPWLHDSKKMPDVPLGDAVRARLQQFSAMNKLKKKALRVIAEHLSVEEAADIKQMFDKMDVSKNGKLTFEEFKAGLRKLGNQMPDSDLRILMDAADVDKNGTLDYAEFVTVSVHVRKIGNDEHIQKAFTYFDRNKSGYIEIEELREALVDELEGTDEDIINGIIRDVDTDKDGKISYDEFAAMMKAGTDWRKASRQYSRQRFSNLSLKLQKDGSIGAETR, encoded by the exons ATGGGCAACTgctgcggcgcgccggcgacgcAGGGCGACAGCAACCGACGGAAGAAGCCGAAGGCGAACCCCTACAACGTCGCGTACAACCGCggggcggcgccagcgccggcgcgccCGGGGCTGGTGGTGCTGCGGGACCCGACGGGGCGGGACCTCGGCGCGCAGTACGACCTCGGCGGCGAGCTGGGCCGGGGCGAGTTCGGGATCACGTACCTGTGCACGGAGGTGGCCACGGGGGCGCGGTACGCGTGCAAGTCCATATCCAAGCGGAAGCTGCGGACGCCCGTGGACGTCGAGGACGTGCGCCGAGAGGTGGACATCATGCGCCACATGCCGTCGCACCCCAACATCGTCAGCCTCCGCGCCGCCTACGAGGACGAGGAAGCCGTGCACCTCGTCATGGAGCTCTGCGAGGGAGGGGAGCTCTTCGACAGGATCGTTGCACGGGGGCACTACAcagagcgcgccgccgccgccgtcacgcgCACCATCGTGGAGGTCGTCCAG ATGTGCCACAGGCATGGCGTCATGCACCGGGACCTTAAACCAGAGAACTTCTTATATGCCAACAAGAAGGAGAGTTCCCCTCTGAAAGCAATTGATTTTGGGCTGTCCGTGTTCTTCAGGCCTG GTGAGCGATTTACTGAAATCGTAGGCAGTCCATACTACATGGCCCCAGAGGTTTTAAAGCGAAACTATGGCCCTGAAGTTGATGTCTGGAGTGCTGGAGTGATACTTTACATACTTCTCTGTGGTGTGCCACCATTTTGGGCAG AAACTGAACAGGGAGTAGCACAGGCAATTATACGATCTAAGGTAGATTTCAAAAGAGAACCATGGCCCAGAGTATCTGAGCCTGCTAAAGATCTAGTCATGAGAATGCTGGACCCAAATCCAAACACACGGTTTACTGCAGCACAAGTACTTG AACATCCATGGTTACATGACTCTAAAAAGATGCCAGACGTTCCTCTTGGTGATGCTGTCCGAGCGAGGCTGCAGCAATTTTCTGCAATGAACAAGTTAAAGAAGAAAGCACTAAGG GTAATTGCTGAGCATCTATCTGTGGAGGAAGCAGCTGACATAAAGCAAATGTTTGACAAAATGGATGTGAGCAAGAACGGCAAGCTAACATTCGAGGAATTCAAGGCTGGGCTTCGTAAACTTGGAAACCAAATGCCTGATTCAGACCTTCGGATACTGATGGATGCT GCTGATGTTGATAAAAATGGGACCCTGGACTACGCGGAATTTGTCACTGTGTCTGTTCATGTGAGGAAAATAGGCAATGATGAACACATTCAGAAAGCCTTCACATACTTCGACCGGAATAAGAGTGGGTACATAGAAATTGAAGAGCTCAGAGAGGCACTGGTTGATGAACTGGAGGGAACTGATGAAGACATTATCAATGGCATCATCCGAGATGTGGACACAGATAAG GACGGCAAAATAAGCTACGACGAGTTCGCGGCCATGATGAAGGCCGGCACTGACTGGAGGAAGGCGTCCCGGCAATACTCTCGGCAACGGTTCAGCAATCTCAGCCTGAAGCTCCAGAAGGACGGGTCGATCGGCGCTGAGACACGGTAG